One genomic segment of uncultured Desulfobacter sp. includes these proteins:
- a CDS encoding class I SAM-dependent methyltransferase, producing the protein MTASLDFEFLNTIKGFMDDDEALRLYALSLAASRAGPVLEIGSYCGRSAVIIGSACKQNSGILFSIDHHTGSEEQQPGEQYFDPDLYDEKTLSINTFPLFRQTLSRAGLEDTVVPIVCTSKTAGRNWKTPLSMVFIDGGHSFEAAHTDFLTWAPHIIPGGFLVIHDIFFNPEEGGQPPRQVYEEALATGHYDALEMTKTLGVLRVNHGKHGRTRK; encoded by the coding sequence ATGACCGCATCGCTTGATTTTGAATTTTTAAATACCATCAAGGGGTTTATGGATGACGATGAGGCCCTTCGTTTATATGCGCTTTCCCTGGCTGCCTCCAGAGCCGGCCCGGTGCTTGAAATCGGATCCTATTGTGGGCGGTCTGCCGTCATTATCGGGTCTGCCTGCAAGCAGAACAGCGGTATTTTATTTTCCATCGACCATCATACAGGCTCCGAAGAACAGCAACCGGGTGAACAATATTTTGACCCGGACCTTTACGATGAGAAAACGTTAAGCATCAATACTTTTCCTTTATTTCGTCAGACGCTTTCCCGGGCAGGCTTGGAAGACACGGTGGTGCCCATTGTCTGTACCTCAAAAACAGCAGGTCGCAATTGGAAGACACCGCTTTCCATGGTGTTCATCGACGGCGGGCACTCCTTTGAAGCGGCACATACGGATTTTTTGACTTGGGCTCCGCATATCATCCCAGGAGGATTTCTGGTCATCCATGATATCTTTTTCAATCCCGAAGAAGGCGGTCAGCCCCCGCGCCAGGTGTATGAAGAGGCCCTGGCAACAGGACATTATGACGCGCTTGAGATGACCAAAACCTTGGGCGTATTGCGGGTGAACCACGGAAAACACGGAAGAACACGGAAATGA
- a CDS encoding ChaN family lipoprotein, translated as MERLIYPVLGVVLCLFCGCATTAKIVMRDDPLIGTVVRGDTGKPVRFDDLMDRLIHSDIIYLSEKHDNPMHHAIQHRIIQSLLDHGHAPILGFEFFSYQDTPLLLNLMDAGKKEHSPKMEKAVEQRIRKKLGWKNQSDTMWGYYWDLIMLAADNDFPAAGLDLSATQKRRITRKGLDGLSPIELEQLFSTGLSSTAYESYMKSVFVSVHCGMDHGRMTDRLYDTWITRNDRMARSVVQLFNAVQTKDRDEAGRKTGPVVIIIGAGHTEYGLGVIDRVHHLKPTATQTNLAITEIEREPADLSQYLTPLSLEGFDPVPPADFLWFTQRASYDDPCEKFKTVLEKMRKRKKN; from the coding sequence ATGGAACGTCTGATCTACCCTGTGCTTGGGGTCGTGCTTTGTCTATTCTGCGGTTGCGCCACAACGGCCAAAATTGTCATGCGTGATGATCCATTAATCGGAACCGTGGTCAGAGGGGACACTGGAAAACCTGTTCGCTTTGACGACCTCATGGATAGGCTTATCCACAGCGATATAATCTATCTATCCGAAAAGCATGATAATCCCATGCACCATGCCATCCAGCACCGGATTATCCAGTCCCTCCTTGACCATGGACACGCCCCAATCCTTGGATTTGAATTTTTTTCGTACCAGGACACCCCTTTGCTGCTCAACCTGATGGATGCCGGCAAAAAAGAGCATTCCCCCAAGATGGAAAAAGCCGTTGAACAACGGATCCGGAAAAAACTTGGATGGAAAAACCAATCCGACACCATGTGGGGCTATTACTGGGATCTGATAATGCTTGCGGCAGATAACGACTTTCCTGCCGCCGGCCTTGATCTGTCCGCCACCCAAAAGCGCCGGATTACCCGCAAGGGACTTGACGGTCTGTCCCCGATAGAATTAGAGCAGTTATTTTCCACAGGACTTTCAAGCACGGCATATGAATCGTACATGAAATCGGTTTTTGTATCGGTACATTGCGGCATGGATCATGGCCGGATGACGGATCGGCTTTATGATACCTGGATAACGCGCAATGACCGGATGGCCCGGTCGGTGGTTCAACTGTTCAATGCTGTGCAAACAAAAGACCGCGACGAGGCAGGACGAAAAACAGGACCTGTTGTCATCATAATAGGGGCAGGCCATACCGAGTATGGTTTAGGTGTCATAGACCGGGTACATCACCTTAAACCGACCGCTACCCAGACAAATTTAGCCATAACGGAGATAGAAAGAGAACCGGCAGACCTATCGCAGTATTTAACCCCCCTGTCCCTTGAAGGGTTTGATCCGGTGCCCCCTGCAGATTTCCTGTGGTTTACCCAGCGGGCATCCTATGATGATCCCTGTGAAAAATTTAAAACTGTATTAGAAAAAATGAGAAAGCGCAAAAAAAATTAA
- a CDS encoding TIGR00266 family protein yields MQCHEVDYEIFGDDMQAVEVELDPGETVIAEAGAMNWMEQGIQFEAKMGDGSSADKGIMGKLFSAGKRALTGESMFLTHFTNQAHEKKRVAFSAPYPGKIIPINMAAIGGQLICQKDAFLCAALGTKVSITFNQKLGAGFFGGEGFILQRLEGDGMAFVHAGGTIVKKELNGKRLMVDTGCIVAFSQGIEYDIQRAGGLKSMFFGGEGLFLATLEGQGSVYLQSLPFSRLADRIISHAPSAGGSSKGEGSVLGGLGRLLDGD; encoded by the coding sequence ATGCAATGCCATGAAGTGGATTACGAAATTTTCGGAGATGACATGCAGGCTGTCGAGGTGGAACTGGACCCCGGCGAAACCGTGATTGCCGAGGCCGGAGCCATGAACTGGATGGAGCAGGGCATCCAATTTGAAGCAAAAATGGGGGATGGCTCCTCTGCAGACAAAGGAATTATGGGCAAACTCTTTAGCGCAGGCAAACGGGCGCTCACTGGCGAAAGCATGTTCCTTACCCATTTTACCAACCAGGCACATGAAAAAAAAAGAGTGGCTTTTTCCGCACCCTATCCCGGAAAAATTATTCCCATTAACATGGCCGCCATCGGCGGACAGCTGATCTGCCAGAAAGATGCATTTTTGTGCGCCGCCCTTGGCACAAAAGTGTCCATTACCTTTAACCAAAAACTTGGGGCCGGCTTTTTCGGTGGCGAAGGTTTTATTCTCCAGCGCCTGGAAGGTGACGGTATGGCTTTTGTTCATGCCGGCGGCACCATCGTTAAAAAAGAGTTGAACGGCAAAAGGCTGATGGTGGATACCGGCTGCATAGTGGCCTTTTCCCAGGGAATTGAATATGATATCCAGCGGGCAGGCGGGCTTAAATCCATGTTTTTCGGCGGCGAAGGTTTGTTTTTGGCTACATTGGAAGGACAAGGCAGCGTTTATCTGCAAAGTCTGCCGTTCTCCCGCCTGGCAGACCGCATCATCAGCCATGCACCAAGTGCCGGGGGCTCTTCTAAAGGTGAAGGTTCTGTCTTAGGTGGCCTTGGACGGTTGCTGGATGGAGATTAA
- a CDS encoding Uma2 family endonuclease, whose product MMVRCLLWLGQQTPQPYQCKFDKKNWGINLTNPVVINKILSDSTERFDRTKKFAYYRAISTLQEHVLVSQHECWVEQYTRQNDMWSYRSYSDIEQILKLESVNCEVPLSGILYERTKLTS is encoded by the coding sequence ATGATGGTAAGGTGTTTGCTATGGTTGGGCCAGCAGACACCACAACCGTATCAATGTAAATTTGACAAGAAAAATTGGGGGATAAACTTGACAAACCCCGTTGTTATTAACAAAATTCTTTCAGATTCCACCGAACGTTTTGACAGGACGAAAAAATTTGCTTATTACCGGGCAATCTCCACACTTCAAGAACACGTTCTTGTTTCCCAACATGAATGTTGGGTTGAACAATATACACGTCAAAACGATATGTGGAGTTATCGATCATATAGCGATATAGAACAGATTTTAAAGCTGGAATCTGTTAACTGCGAAGTGCCGCTATCTGGAATTTTATATGAAAGAACTAAACTAACCAGTTAG
- the argS gene encoding arginine--tRNA ligase: protein MKTKIRTMVLDAARIAFEKGLLPSDQVPEFEVETPKHEGQGDFSTNFAMVSAKLQKMAPAKIAKSLVESMSDSTHTSLGPILEKVEVAGPGFINFFLSPGAWHPVVDQVLKQDASFGASAMGKGERVQVEFVSANPTGPLHVGHGRGAAVGDAVGNILSFAGFDVQKEYYINDSGRQIRTLGTSVWLRLQQMQGKTVDFPQDCYQGDYIRDIAQEVLDTRGKDLADADEKQGIEICARFAAGKILAGIQSDLDDFGVRFDNWFSEQSLYDSGRVQTAIENFKEKDLIYEKDGALWFRTENFGDEKDRVVVRNNGLTTYFASDIAYHDEKFERGFDRVIDVWGADHHGYIKRIDAAVVATGRKSEQFDVILVQLVNLLRDGNPVQMSTRAGEFVTLKDIVDEVGKDAARFMFLSRSYDSGLDFDLELAKKKSSDNPVYYVQYVHARITGILNKAKDEGLIDQTDFNVGINLEKLVAEEELKLIKQVAAFQEQVEKSAQTLHPHVIFTYLMTLAAAFHAYYNHHKVIMADKPLSLARLSLVLAVKKVIRNGLALLGVSAPERM from the coding sequence ATGAAAACAAAAATTAGAACCATGGTCCTGGATGCGGCCCGCATTGCCTTTGAAAAGGGTCTGCTGCCTTCCGACCAGGTCCCTGAATTTGAGGTTGAAACCCCTAAACATGAAGGCCAGGGCGATTTTTCAACCAATTTTGCCATGGTGTCAGCAAAATTGCAGAAGATGGCCCCGGCAAAGATTGCCAAAAGTCTTGTTGAGTCCATGTCCGACAGTACCCACACCTCTTTGGGCCCGATACTGGAAAAAGTAGAAGTGGCAGGACCCGGATTTATCAATTTCTTTTTATCCCCTGGTGCCTGGCATCCCGTGGTGGACCAGGTATTGAAACAGGATGCGTCCTTTGGCGCTTCTGCCATGGGCAAAGGAGAACGGGTCCAGGTGGAATTTGTATCGGCCAATCCCACGGGGCCGCTTCATGTGGGGCACGGCCGGGGGGCTGCTGTGGGAGATGCCGTTGGTAATATTCTTTCCTTTGCAGGGTTTGATGTGCAAAAGGAATATTATATAAATGACTCCGGCCGCCAGATCAGAACCCTTGGCACATCGGTGTGGCTGCGGTTGCAGCAGATGCAGGGGAAAACGGTGGATTTTCCCCAGGACTGCTACCAGGGCGACTATATCCGCGACATTGCCCAGGAAGTGCTTGATACCCGGGGAAAAGACCTTGCTGATGCCGATGAAAAACAGGGCATTGAGATCTGCGCACGATTTGCCGCCGGCAAAATTCTGGCCGGGATCCAGTCTGATTTAGATGATTTTGGTGTTCGGTTTGACAACTGGTTCAGTGAGCAAAGCCTTTATGATTCTGGCCGGGTCCAAACCGCCATTGAAAATTTTAAAGAAAAAGATCTGATTTACGAAAAAGACGGGGCCCTTTGGTTTCGCACAGAAAACTTCGGGGATGAAAAGGACCGCGTGGTGGTGCGTAACAACGGACTTACCACGTATTTTGCATCGGACATCGCCTACCATGATGAAAAATTTGAACGCGGGTTTGACCGTGTCATTGATGTCTGGGGGGCGGATCACCATGGATATATCAAGCGTATCGATGCGGCAGTGGTGGCCACGGGACGAAAGAGTGAACAATTTGATGTGATTCTGGTCCAGCTGGTCAACTTGCTGCGGGACGGAAATCCTGTGCAGATGTCCACCAGGGCCGGAGAGTTTGTAACGCTTAAGGACATTGTGGATGAGGTGGGAAAAGATGCTGCGCGGTTCATGTTTTTAAGCCGCAGTTATGATTCAGGTCTTGATTTTGATCTGGAACTGGCCAAAAAGAAGAGTTCTGATAACCCTGTCTATTATGTGCAATACGTCCATGCCCGGATTACCGGAATTTTAAACAAAGCAAAGGACGAAGGCCTCATTGACCAGACAGATTTCAACGTCGGCATTAACCTTGAAAAACTTGTGGCCGAAGAGGAGCTTAAGCTGATCAAGCAGGTAGCAGCTTTCCAGGAACAGGTGGAAAAAAGTGCACAAACCCTTCATCCCCATGTGATTTTTACCTATCTGATGACCCTGGCTGCGGCCTTTCATGCCTATTACAACCACCATAAGGTTATCATGGCGGATAAACCACTGTCCCTGGCCAGGCTTTCCCTGGTTTTGGCGGTTAAAAAAGTGATCCGCAACGGGTTGGCTCTTTTAGGGGTGTCCGCCCCTGAAAGAATGTAG
- a CDS encoding SPOR domain-containing protein → MFALGVFVGRGSSPVLFETRPFQERLGRMVSEISAKLPVKQKVDLKFYDVLDEPESYPVKGKTDDSGEITPGPETGKTVSIKPAPYHPQAEEIPVKRSRKLATWHQAGQRDGKNVTPAPLPKKTLSVKTDAQAGKKQTVSRLAPKDLKSKIQTGKRTNALPKETRPDNGKVPAPAPAPAHGAYTIQVASYKTLDDALAQMVILDKKGIAAYRASAKVNGNTWYRVRIGTFADYKAARVRLEKLAGSGVTGIVIKKE, encoded by the coding sequence ATGTTTGCGCTTGGGGTGTTTGTGGGCCGAGGATCAAGTCCTGTCCTGTTTGAAACCCGGCCTTTCCAGGAACGCCTTGGCCGAATGGTCAGTGAGATTTCTGCCAAACTGCCTGTAAAGCAGAAGGTCGATCTTAAATTTTATGACGTCCTTGATGAGCCGGAGTCCTATCCGGTTAAAGGAAAGACAGACGATTCCGGGGAAATTACCCCGGGTCCGGAAACCGGGAAAACAGTTTCGATAAAACCGGCACCGTATCATCCCCAGGCTGAAGAAATTCCTGTCAAGCGCAGCAGAAAACTGGCTACCTGGCATCAGGCCGGGCAGCGCGACGGCAAAAATGTTACCCCGGCACCGCTACCTAAAAAAACACTTTCGGTAAAAACAGATGCACAAGCCGGTAAAAAACAGACCGTAAGCCGGCTTGCCCCCAAGGATTTAAAATCAAAAATCCAAACGGGTAAACGAACAAATGCGCTCCCCAAAGAAACCAGGCCGGATAACGGCAAAGTACCGGCACCGGCACCAGCACCAGCCCATGGTGCCTACACCATTCAGGTTGCGTCATATAAGACTTTAGATGATGCCCTGGCCCAGATGGTTATTTTGGATAAAAAAGGGATTGCCGCCTACCGGGCCAGTGCGAAGGTCAACGGGAATACCTGGTACCGGGTAAGGATCGGCACTTTTGCCGATTACAAGGCGGCCCGGGTCCGGTTGGAAAAGCTTGCCGGTTCAGGTGTTACCGGTATTGTTATTAAAAAGGAATAA
- the gatC gene encoding Asp-tRNA(Asn)/Glu-tRNA(Gln) amidotransferase subunit GatC yields the protein MKISQQEVEKMAHLARLDVDDELKETLAGQLSDILDYIDTLKDVDVDGVTPVSGAAFMNNVLREDIQKPSPGPDVTLANAPERDQDFYVVPRVVK from the coding sequence ATGAAAATATCACAGCAGGAAGTGGAAAAAATGGCCCATCTGGCCCGGCTGGATGTGGATGATGAACTCAAGGAGACCCTGGCAGGACAGCTCAGTGATATCCTTGATTATATTGATACTCTCAAAGACGTAGATGTTGATGGGGTGACACCGGTATCAGGCGCGGCATTCATGAACAATGTGCTCAGGGAAGATATACAGAAACCGTCCCCGGGCCCAGATGTGACCCTGGCCAATGCACCGGAACGTGACCAGGACTTCTATGTGGTGCCAAGAGTGGTGAAGTAG
- the gatA gene encoding Asp-tRNA(Asn)/Glu-tRNA(Gln) amidotransferase subunit GatA, protein MNLHTLTIAQAQALLAKKEISSVELTRAFLDRIDKYDNTISAFITVEPDLALKQAEQADRIIAKGESQVFTGIPVALKDVLCTKGVKTTCASKILENFVPQYDATVVEKFKAQDAVLIGKANMDEFAMGSSTENSAFFVTRNPWNTDHVPGGSSGGSAAAVAARFCAGAVGTDTGGSIRQPASHCGVVGLKPTYGRVSRFGVVAYASSLDQVGPITRDVTDAAMMLNLMGGHDPKDSTSAPEPMPDFTKGIAMFKDKGLSGMTAGIPKEFLSLEGIDPEVKTMFENARKTLEGLGVTIKEISLPHTNYAVAAYYIIAPCEASANLARFDGVRYGVRDMDSDDLIEMYKKTKSKGFGLEVQRRIIIGTYSLSSGYYDAYYGRASQVRALIMDDFKQAFEECDIILSPVAPTPAFKIGEKVEDPLTMYLSDIFTLSCNLAGIPGISVPAGISSTGLPMGLQMMSRHFDEMSLIRVGYGFEQTVSNHIELPEL, encoded by the coding sequence ATGAATCTGCATACCCTGACCATTGCCCAGGCCCAGGCCCTTCTGGCCAAAAAGGAAATATCTTCTGTTGAACTGACAAGGGCCTTTCTTGATCGTATTGATAAATATGACAACACTATTTCAGCGTTTATCACTGTTGAGCCGGACCTTGCCTTGAAACAGGCTGAACAGGCGGACCGGATTATTGCCAAAGGGGAGAGCCAGGTTTTTACCGGCATCCCCGTGGCCTTGAAAGATGTTTTATGTACAAAGGGAGTCAAAACCACCTGTGCATCAAAAATTCTTGAGAATTTTGTGCCCCAATACGATGCCACCGTGGTGGAGAAATTTAAAGCCCAGGATGCCGTGCTCATCGGCAAGGCCAATATGGATGAATTTGCCATGGGGTCTTCCACCGAGAATTCAGCCTTTTTTGTTACCCGCAATCCCTGGAACACAGATCATGTGCCTGGGGGTTCATCCGGTGGATCTGCCGCTGCCGTGGCGGCCCGGTTCTGTGCCGGGGCTGTGGGTACGGACACCGGCGGTTCCATCCGTCAGCCCGCATCCCATTGCGGCGTGGTGGGCCTGAAACCCACGTATGGCCGGGTGTCGCGGTTTGGTGTGGTGGCCTATGCGTCATCCCTGGACCAGGTGGGGCCCATTACCCGGGATGTGACGGACGCGGCCATGATGCTCAATCTCATGGGTGGCCATGACCCCAAAGATTCCACCAGTGCACCTGAACCGATGCCTGATTTTACAAAAGGCATTGCCATGTTTAAGGATAAGGGCCTTTCCGGAATGACCGCAGGTATCCCCAAGGAATTTTTAAGCCTTGAGGGCATTGATCCCGAAGTTAAAACAATGTTTGAAAATGCCCGGAAAACCCTGGAAGGGTTGGGCGTTACCATTAAAGAGATTTCCCTGCCCCATACCAACTATGCGGTGGCGGCTTATTACATCATTGCACCCTGTGAAGCCAGTGCCAACCTGGCCCGGTTCGACGGGGTGAGATACGGGGTCAGGGATATGGATTCCGACGATCTTATTGAGATGTACAAGAAAACCAAGTCCAAAGGATTTGGACTGGAGGTCCAGCGCCGGATTATTATCGGTACCTATTCCCTGTCTTCGGGGTATTATGATGCCTATTACGGTCGTGCTTCCCAGGTCCGGGCCCTGATCATGGATGATTTTAAACAGGCTTTTGAAGAATGCGACATTATTCTGTCTCCTGTGGCGCCCACCCCAGCCTTTAAAATCGGTGAGAAGGTGGAAGATCCTTTGACCATGTATTTAAGTGATATTTTTACCCTGTCCTGTAATCTGGCAGGGATTCCCGGGATTTCAGTGCCTGCAGGTATTTCCTCCACCGGGCTTCCCATGGGGCTTCAGATGATGTCCCGGCATTTTGATGAAATGTCCCTGATCCGGGTTGGATATGGATTTGAGCAGACTGTGAGTAACCATATTGAATTGCCCGAGTTGTAA
- a CDS encoding GxxExxY protein, producing MGLILEEETYVIRGAVFEVYKEMGCGFLEAVYQECLEKELSRRGIPFAAQQEIPLMYKGEPLHQTYKVDLICYNKIILELKAVKDIASEHKAQLINYLKATNLKLGLLINFGSHPKVQIERFAL from the coding sequence ATGGGTTTGATTCTTGAAGAAGAGACTTATGTGATTCGTGGTGCTGTTTTTGAGGTCTACAAAGAGATGGGCTGCGGGTTTTTGGAAGCAGTTTATCAGGAGTGCCTGGAAAAGGAGCTAAGCAGACGGGGTATCCCATTTGCCGCTCAGCAGGAGATCCCATTGATGTACAAAGGCGAACCGCTTCATCAGACCTACAAGGTGGATTTAATCTGTTACAATAAAATCATATTGGAGTTGAAAGCGGTTAAGGATATCGCTTCCGAACATAAAGCACAGCTTATCAACTACCTGAAAGCAACGAACTTGAAATTAGGATTACTGATCAACTTCGGCAGTCACCCAAAAGTACAAATTGAGCGCTTTGCGCTCTAA
- the mutL gene encoding DNA mismatch repair endonuclease MutL, whose translation MNRIRILPDILSNQIAAGEVVQRPVSVVKELVENAMDAGADRIIVEIENGGKTLIRVSDNGCGLSRDEAVLALERYATSKIYTKEDLFSISTFGFRGEALPSIASVSNFSLVSRTADNSTGTRVDMNGGKLSGVTDVGAPVGTMVEVRRLFFNTPARRKFLKSENTESGHIADALAGLAMGNPGVGFRLVLNRRSVKSYPPGQTLFQRAQMVLGKEVADQLYEMQWPQANEDADSRLPGLSIRGVCANPGVTRSTANRIFLFVNRRLVYDRGLISAMFQGYRGRIMKGRYPVGAVCVELPCDQVDVNVHPTKREIKFITPGPVYQALSLAVANALSRGQDDELSYARAVMAEKKESPTSVQAALKSASLPETEKKVTPDLFESVSVPQSPPVYDAFDSPPESFQAAELREKSWTPVPETRLPAQAPLSDHENQSPDQGITTPLSEPERFRATQSGFRVIGQVLNIYIVVEKENHLILVDQHAAHERIVFEQLLNRHKRMDVQSQSLAVPEVLELSHKEALVLESIIADLADLGIRVEPFGGTSFVIKAVPVLVEEKQVGPMVVEMVEKISLANGTGIKDDWLEDALATMACHRSVRGGQSMSLKEMTALVEQLFTCENPMHCPHGRPVFVSFDARTLEKLFKRLV comes from the coding sequence ATGAACAGAATTCGCATTCTTCCTGATATCCTGTCCAACCAGATCGCTGCCGGTGAAGTGGTTCAGCGACCGGTTTCCGTGGTTAAGGAACTGGTGGAAAACGCCATGGATGCCGGGGCGGACAGGATTATTGTGGAGATTGAAAACGGCGGGAAAACCTTAATCCGTGTTTCGGATAACGGGTGCGGGCTTTCCCGGGATGAGGCGGTGCTGGCACTGGAGCGGTATGCCACATCCAAGATCTACACCAAGGAAGACCTGTTTTCCATTTCAACGTTTGGGTTCAGGGGCGAGGCCCTGCCGTCCATTGCGTCCGTATCAAATTTCAGCCTTGTGTCACGAACAGCGGATAACTCTACCGGTACCCGGGTGGACATGAATGGGGGCAAGCTTTCCGGTGTAACCGATGTCGGCGCGCCTGTGGGTACCATGGTGGAAGTCAGGCGACTGTTTTTCAACACCCCGGCCCGAAGAAAATTCTTAAAAAGCGAAAATACGGAATCCGGCCATATTGCCGATGCCCTGGCCGGCCTTGCCATGGGAAATCCCGGGGTGGGATTCCGCCTTGTGCTCAACCGCAGATCCGTCAAGAGCTATCCCCCGGGCCAGACCCTTTTCCAGCGGGCCCAGATGGTGTTGGGTAAAGAGGTTGCCGATCAGCTGTACGAAATGCAGTGGCCGCAAGCGAATGAAGACGCAGACAGCCGTTTGCCGGGCTTATCTATCCGCGGGGTGTGTGCCAATCCGGGTGTTACCCGCAGTACGGCCAACCGGATTTTTCTGTTTGTCAACCGGCGCCTTGTGTATGACAGAGGGTTGATCTCCGCCATGTTCCAGGGATACCGGGGCAGAATTATGAAGGGGCGGTATCCTGTGGGGGCGGTGTGCGTGGAACTGCCCTGCGACCAGGTGGATGTAAATGTGCACCCGACTAAACGTGAAATTAAATTTATTACCCCCGGTCCCGTATACCAAGCCTTGTCCCTTGCCGTGGCAAACGCCTTGTCCCGTGGCCAGGATGATGAATTGTCCTATGCCAGGGCCGTCATGGCTGAAAAAAAAGAATCCCCAACATCCGTTCAGGCGGCTCTGAAATCCGCATCCCTGCCGGAAACAGAAAAAAAAGTGACGCCGGACTTGTTTGAAAGCGTTTCCGTCCCGCAGTCGCCACCTGTGTACGATGCTTTTGATTCACCCCCTGAATCCTTTCAGGCTGCTGAACTCCGGGAAAAATCCTGGACCCCGGTACCGGAAACAAGACTGCCCGCCCAAGCCCCTTTATCTGACCATGAAAATCAATCGCCGGATCAGGGTATTACAACGCCACTTTCGGAGCCGGAACGTTTTCGGGCAACCCAGTCCGGATTTAGGGTGATCGGCCAGGTGCTCAATATTTATATTGTGGTGGAAAAGGAAAACCACCTGATACTGGTGGACCAGCATGCCGCCCACGAGCGCATCGTCTTTGAACAGTTGTTAAACCGTCACAAGCGTATGGATGTCCAAAGCCAGTCCCTGGCGGTTCCCGAGGTGCTGGAATTGAGCCACAAGGAAGCGTTGGTCCTTGAATCCATCATTGCGGATTTGGCTGATCTGGGCATTCGGGTTGAACCCTTTGGCGGAACATCATTTGTAATAAAAGCCGTGCCTGTGCTGGTGGAAGAAAAGCAGGTGGGGCCCATGGTAGTGGAAATGGTGGAAAAAATCAGCCTGGCCAACGGCACGGGCATTAAGGATGATTGGCTTGAAGACGCCCTGGCCACCATGGCCTGCCACCGGTCCGTGCGGGGCGGACAGTCCATGTCACTCAAGGAAATGACAGCACTTGTGGAACAGTTGTTTACCTGTGAAAATCCCATGCATTGCCCCCATGGGCGTCCCGTTTTTGTGTCCTTTGATGCCCGCACTCTTGAAAAGCTGTTCAAAAGACTTGTGTGA
- a CDS encoding helix-turn-helix transcriptional regulator: MNEPTNVQIIEQNGVPVFAVIPYDEYLQAFPERRTDENTLIPHEVVSIVVDKDCNLVKAWRIHLGFTQNEIAAKAGISQAALSQMEKANNHLRNSTLNKLAAAMNLTVDHLTD, encoded by the coding sequence ATGAACGAACCTACTAATGTACAGATTATCGAACAAAACGGTGTCCCGGTATTTGCCGTCATTCCGTATGATGAATACCTTCAGGCATTCCCCGAAAGAAGAACAGATGAAAATACGTTGATCCCCCACGAGGTAGTATCCATTGTGGTGGATAAAGACTGCAATCTGGTCAAAGCGTGGCGGATACACCTGGGCTTTACCCAAAATGAAATTGCTGCAAAAGCCGGAATCAGCCAGGCCGCGTTGTCACAAATGGAGAAAGCAAACAATCATTTAAGAAACAGTACGCTAAATAAACTTGCAGCGGCTATGAACCTAACTGTCGATCACTTGACGGATTAA
- a CDS encoding type II toxin-antitoxin system RelE/ParE family toxin produces the protein MNEIKWRKKAFRQLRKIKDAKTRSTIKDAVGTLTNFPNCRHVKHLVNHPYDYRLRVGNWRVFFTESLEIIHIEEVKKRDERTY, from the coding sequence ATGAACGAGATTAAATGGCGCAAAAAAGCATTCCGGCAGCTCAGGAAGATCAAGGATGCTAAAACCCGTTCAACAATAAAGGACGCAGTAGGCACCTTAACAAATTTTCCAAACTGCCGGCATGTAAAGCACCTCGTCAATCATCCATACGATTATCGTCTCAGGGTCGGTAATTGGCGGGTGTTTTTCACAGAATCGTTAGAGATTATTCACATAGAAGAGGTAAAAAAGAGAGATGAACGAACCTACTAA